The DNA segment AGCATGTACGAGTGGATTAACGAATTACAAAATACTCAAAAGCATTTACAACAGGAAATTGCTGAATTGAAGAACAAGGAGGTAAAGCTCCAAGAATCCCTTTCTCTGCTTCGTTCTACTCTGGAATCTACTGCTCATGGCATTATTTCAGTCAGTCTTCAAGGAGATATTCTCGGCTTTAATCAGAAATTTGTGGATATGTGGCAAATGCCAAATTCTCTGATGCTATCCAAAAACTATTTTCAATGCCAAGCTTTTTTGGAGAAGCAACTAAAATATCCAGAAACCTATGGTCAGATTATGGAGAAAGTATCCAGTCAACCTGATTTGGAAAAGTTCGATATTTTAGAGTTAAAGGATGGGAAAGTTTTTGCTCAATACTCTCAGCCACAGTGTCTGGAGGGCAAAATTATCGGTAGAGTATGGAGCATTTGGGATATTACTGAATCCCAGCGAACAAAAGAATTACGACAGTTTCATGAAGCTAGCTTATCTACTTTGGCAGAAACGACAAATGCTAGTATTTTTGTAATTCAAGGCTTGAATTTATCTTACATGAATCCGGCCGCGGAGGTATTGACAGGCTATACAAAAGAGGAACTATTAACTGGCTTTGATGCGCGCCAATTGTTCAAGAACAAAAAGCGTAAGCAGTTAAATAATAAGGATTTAGAATACCAGGAAATGAAAATTCTGGAAAAAAACGGTACAGAACGCTGGTTAGCTTGTGCAGTAGGAATGCTTGATGACCAAGAAACACCAGTGGAAATGATTGCAGGTATTGATATCACCGAATACAAACAAGCAGAATCTGATCTCAGCCAAACTTTAGAACAAATCAAGCAACTTAGCGAACTCAAAGCACACTTCATGTCTATGGTTTGCCATCAATTCCGCACTCCCCTAAATGTTGTTTCATTCTCCAATAGCTTACTCAAAAGACATATTAATGAATGTAGGGAGGAAAAAACACGACCCTTACTTGATCACATTCAATCAGGTATTGAACAGCTGACTAAAATGTTGGATGATATTTTGTTCTTCGCGAAAGCAGAAGCAGCCACAGTTAACTATGATGCCAAACCAGTCAATTTGGTTGAGTTCTGCAAGTCCTTAATTGTCAAAATGCAGACCAGTGGTAGCGAGAACCGGATAAATTTTGTCAGTCAAGGTAGTAATTTAACCGCCTGTGTAGATCAAAAACTGCTAGAGCCAATGATTACAAATTTGCTGGACAATGCCATGAAATATTCTCCTGTGGGCAGCGTGATTGATTTTAGACTTTTCTCTGAGTGTGGAAAAGTAGTTTTCGAGGTTACAGATAGGGGTGTTGGCATTCCCTCGGCAGATAGACAGCGATTATTTGAGCCATTTTATCGAGGTAGCAATATTCATAATCTGCCTGGTACTGGACTAGGTTTATCCATTGTCAAAACCCTTGTAGACCTACATAGTGGTCACATTGCGGTGGAAAGTGAAGTTGGTGTAAGTACGACATTTACTATCATGTTGCCAGCAGTAAAAGCAAAGTTCTGAGTTGAACACAGTATTTACTAATTGTTCTTTGTCCAAAATTTTAGTGATAAAAAAATGAGCCAAGAATCTGCGAAAACAATTCTGATAATTGAAGATGATGCTACTACTCGCAATCTTTATGTCAGGGGTCTGGAGGCTGAAGGTTTTCACATTATAGATGCAGAAAATGGTCTTGTTGGTATCCAAAAAGCACAAACCTATTTACCTGATTTGGTGGTTTGCGATATTGTCATGCCGGATATGGATGGTTACAGTGTTCTCCATCAAATGCGCCAAGACCCTCTCACTGCGATTATTCCGTTCATTTTTCTCACTGGTAGCGATCATAAGTTAGATGTTCGTAAAGGCATGGAGTTGGGCGCAGATGATTATCTGACTAAACCTTCTACTTTAGAGCAATTACTCAAAGCGATCGCGATCCGATTAGAAAGGCAATTTCTGTTGCGTTGCTGCTATGGGAATCAATCTCATCAATTCACAGAATCATTACCCCCAGCCACAACTTCATCTGTCACCGCTGAGTCAATCTTTCCAGCCATTCCCCAACTCAAAGAAGTTTTCGACTATATTGAAGCTAATTATCACCGAGGGATTACCTTATCTAATGTCGCTGAGGCTGTTGGTTATTCACCAGCTTATCTAACCAGTAGAGTCAAGAAAAAAACAGATCAAACTGTTAATGGTTGGATTGTCAAGCGCCGTATGGCTGCGGCCCGTCCCTTATTGAGAGATAGTGACCAGACAATAGAGCAGATTGCTATAAAATTAGGCTATCAAAACGCTTGTCATTTCTCCCGCCAGTTTCGTCAACATCACGGTATACCTCCCAAAATCTGGAGAAACCAAAATCAACGTTCTCAAGTTTTCAGTCATGAGAAGCCCCAGGTCATCAATACTACTCACCCTCAATCTGAAAAATACGCACTTTTAGGTCGAGGTTAACTGTTCTTAGGCTTTGTCAATTGCTGCACTATTAATTGAATTGCCAAAGCTAACAAACCAATTGCAACTATACTAAATATCCCAGTTCCCAAGGCAACTATACCGACAACCAAAGTCCGAACAGCAGAACCAATATTTACCGCCATTGGGTTATCTGAATGGATAGGTTTAGCCGCAAAAGTTGTCGCGATGGATATCATCAGCAAATACATAGCATATCCTAGCCCTCCAGCAAATACCGCTCCGGTTATACAACGTAACGGAGTCGGCGGAACCTGGGTTTGAGATGCTTCTGGTTGTGTTAGTTTTGTATCACTCATATTTTCTTCTCTTAATGTCTTGGTGGTCAAAGAAATTCTTTAAACTGATGATGCCACCTGAATGCCATGTGTAATAGTTCGAGTTACAAACAATTCTAAATCCTCGTCAGGAATTGCTGCCCGCATTTGTAGCTTAACTGCTTGTGCTTGTTCTTCAGACTCCACCAGGGCAAACACCGTGGGGCCAGAACCAGACATCATGGTTCCTAATACGCCGGCTTGAGTGGCAAATAGTTCTCGCAGTTGTAAGACTTGAGGATATGCTGGTAAGACTACACGCTCTAAATCATTGTGCAGTTTTTGGGCAATTTCTCCGGCATCTTGATTCAGGATAGCTTTAACTATTGCTCCCGAATGTACTGCGGCTGCACGCGCTGCTAAATTTTCCGTATCTCTAAGATAAGAACTGCCAAATTCTTGGCGATAGGTTTTGTACGCCCAAGCTGTGGAAACTTCCAGACTGCGATATTTGGCCAACACTATATATATAGGCTC comes from the Nodularia sp. NIES-3585 genome and includes:
- a CDS encoding PAS domain-containing sensor histidine kinase codes for the protein MYEWINELQNTQKHLQQEIAELKNKEVKLQESLSLLRSTLESTAHGIISVSLQGDILGFNQKFVDMWQMPNSLMLSKNYFQCQAFLEKQLKYPETYGQIMEKVSSQPDLEKFDILELKDGKVFAQYSQPQCLEGKIIGRVWSIWDITESQRTKELRQFHEASLSTLAETTNASIFVIQGLNLSYMNPAAEVLTGYTKEELLTGFDARQLFKNKKRKQLNNKDLEYQEMKILEKNGTERWLACAVGMLDDQETPVEMIAGIDITEYKQAESDLSQTLEQIKQLSELKAHFMSMVCHQFRTPLNVVSFSNSLLKRHINECREEKTRPLLDHIQSGIEQLTKMLDDILFFAKAEAATVNYDAKPVNLVEFCKSLIVKMQTSGSENRINFVSQGSNLTACVDQKLLEPMITNLLDNAMKYSPVGSVIDFRLFSECGKVVFEVTDRGVGIPSADRQRLFEPFYRGSNIHNLPGTGLGLSIVKTLVDLHSGHIAVESEVGVSTTFTIMLPAVKAKF
- a CDS encoding response regulator produces the protein MSQESAKTILIIEDDATTRNLYVRGLEAEGFHIIDAENGLVGIQKAQTYLPDLVVCDIVMPDMDGYSVLHQMRQDPLTAIIPFIFLTGSDHKLDVRKGMELGADDYLTKPSTLEQLLKAIAIRLERQFLLRCCYGNQSHQFTESLPPATTSSVTAESIFPAIPQLKEVFDYIEANYHRGITLSNVAEAVGYSPAYLTSRVKKKTDQTVNGWIVKRRMAAARPLLRDSDQTIEQIAIKLGYQNACHFSRQFRQHHGIPPKIWRNQNQRSQVFSHEKPQVINTTHPQSEKYALLGRG
- a CDS encoding DUF3082 domain-containing protein; amino-acid sequence: MSDTKLTQPEASQTQVPPTPLRCITGAVFAGGLGYAMYLLMISIATTFAAKPIHSDNPMAVNIGSAVRTLVVGIVALGTGIFSIVAIGLLALAIQLIVQQLTKPKNS